A genomic region of Anas acuta chromosome 1, bAnaAcu1.1, whole genome shotgun sequence contains the following coding sequences:
- the ZDHHC23 gene encoding palmitoyltransferase ZDHHC23 isoform X1, translating into MEEPLCCCEYVDRRGRRNHLAACCCDCRELDEGCDRWLTCRSLPPGALERIVDDVADRCRVPWFAGAVKINVSLVPPLVLLPVFLHVAALHFLLGLVVLTSLPVVVLWYYYLTHRRKEQTLFFLSLGLFSLGYMYYVFLQEVVPRGQVGHSQVVLLTSGLVLMLAALLRAKKDPGYLPIPAGDAKSLHQDFPNKNLRGSSNGLHGVATAGAASGRAVNGEAKGYSRASAEGPEGVRKDWCAKCQLVRPARAGHCRLCGRCVRRLDHHCVWINSCVGEQNHQAFILALSFFMLTSVYGITLTLDTVCRGRTVFVALFYCPGAYSDYSSALSFTCVWYCAIVTAGMGYILLIQLLNISYNVTEREARLALRDNTGRRLLGGLVIDTGQYNRGFLCNWGHFLSLGSPPPLRSAEDIV; encoded by the exons atgGAGGAGCCGCTGTGCTGCTGCGAGTACGTGGACCGGCGGGGCCGGCGGAACCACCTGGCGGCGTGCTGCTGCGACTGCCGGGAGCTGGACGAGGGCTGCGACAG GTGGCTGACCTGCAGGTCCCTGCCCCCGGGAGCTCTGGAGAGGATCGTCGACGACGTTGCGGACCGCTGCCGCGTCCCTTGGTTCGCGGGGGCCGTGAAGATCAATGTCAGCCTCGTGCCGCCGCTCGTGCTGCTGCCCGTCTTCCTCCACGTCGCGGCTCTGCACTTCCTGCTGGGACTGGTCGTCCTGACTTCTCTTCCCGTGGTGGTGCTGTGGTATTACTACCTCACCcacaggaggaaggagcagacTCTCTTCTTCTTGAGCCTGGGACTCTTCTCCTTGGGCTACATGTACTATGTCTTTCTACAGGAGGTGGTTCCCCGAGGCCAGGTGGGGCATTCCCAGGTGGTGCTCCTCACCTCTGGGTTAGTTCTCATGCTCGCAGCCTTGTTACGAGCCAAGAAAGACCCCGGCTACCTTCCCATCCCAGCAGGCGATGCCAAGTCATTGCATCAGGATTTTCCCAACAAGAACCTTCGAGGGAGCTCCAACGGGCTCCACGGAGTTGCCACGGCAGGAGCTGCCAGCGGCCGTGCTGTGAATGGGGAGGCCAAAGGCTACTCCAGAGCCTCAGCCGAGGGGCCAGAAGGTGTGAGAAAGGACTGGTGTGCAAAATGCCAGCTGGTCAGGCCAGCCCGAGCGGGGCACTGCCGGCTTTGTGGCAGGTGTGTGAGGAGACTGGATCATCACTGTGTCTG GATTAACAGCTGTGTAGGGGAGCAGAACCACCAAGCATTCATCCTTGCGCTCTCCTTCTTCATGCTCACCTCTGTGTACGGGATTACACTGACCCTGGACACCGTCTGTAGGGGACGAACCGTGTTCGTGGCGTTGTTCTACTGCCCTGGGGCCTACTCTGACTACAG ctctgctctgtcGTTCACCTGCGTGTGGTACTGTGCCATTGTAACAGCTGGCATGGGATACATCCTCCTCATCCAGCTGTTGAACATCAGCTACAACGTGACCGAGAGGGAAGCTCGGCTGGCTCTGCGCGACAACACCGGGCGCAGGCTCCTGGGCGGGTTAGTGATAGACACTGGCCAGTACAACAGGGGCTTTCTATGCAACTGGGGCCACTTCCTGAGTCTGGGGTCTCCACCTCCGCTGCGCTCTGCCGAAGACATCGTCTGA
- the ZDHHC23 gene encoding palmitoyltransferase ZDHHC23 isoform X2 produces MEEPLCCCEYVDRRGRRNHLAACCCDCRELDEGCDRWLTCRSLPPGALERIVDDVADRCRVPWFAGAVKINVSLVPPLVLLPVFLHVAALHFLLGLVVLTSLPVVVLWYYYLTHRRKEQTLFFLSLGLFSLGYMYYVFLQEVVPRGQVGHSQVVLLTSGLVLMLAALLRAKKDPGYLPIPAGDAKSLHQDFPNKNLRGSSNGLHGVATAGAASGRAVNGEAKGYSRASAEGPEGVRKDWCAKCQLVRPARAGHCRLCGRCVRRLDHHCVWINSCVGEQNHQAFILALSFFMLTSVYGITLTLDTVCRGRTVFVALFYCPGAYSDYRAHSPGLGDSYLSAQQATRPVSLP; encoded by the exons atgGAGGAGCCGCTGTGCTGCTGCGAGTACGTGGACCGGCGGGGCCGGCGGAACCACCTGGCGGCGTGCTGCTGCGACTGCCGGGAGCTGGACGAGGGCTGCGACAG GTGGCTGACCTGCAGGTCCCTGCCCCCGGGAGCTCTGGAGAGGATCGTCGACGACGTTGCGGACCGCTGCCGCGTCCCTTGGTTCGCGGGGGCCGTGAAGATCAATGTCAGCCTCGTGCCGCCGCTCGTGCTGCTGCCCGTCTTCCTCCACGTCGCGGCTCTGCACTTCCTGCTGGGACTGGTCGTCCTGACTTCTCTTCCCGTGGTGGTGCTGTGGTATTACTACCTCACCcacaggaggaaggagcagacTCTCTTCTTCTTGAGCCTGGGACTCTTCTCCTTGGGCTACATGTACTATGTCTTTCTACAGGAGGTGGTTCCCCGAGGCCAGGTGGGGCATTCCCAGGTGGTGCTCCTCACCTCTGGGTTAGTTCTCATGCTCGCAGCCTTGTTACGAGCCAAGAAAGACCCCGGCTACCTTCCCATCCCAGCAGGCGATGCCAAGTCATTGCATCAGGATTTTCCCAACAAGAACCTTCGAGGGAGCTCCAACGGGCTCCACGGAGTTGCCACGGCAGGAGCTGCCAGCGGCCGTGCTGTGAATGGGGAGGCCAAAGGCTACTCCAGAGCCTCAGCCGAGGGGCCAGAAGGTGTGAGAAAGGACTGGTGTGCAAAATGCCAGCTGGTCAGGCCAGCCCGAGCGGGGCACTGCCGGCTTTGTGGCAGGTGTGTGAGGAGACTGGATCATCACTGTGTCTG GATTAACAGCTGTGTAGGGGAGCAGAACCACCAAGCATTCATCCTTGCGCTCTCCTTCTTCATGCTCACCTCTGTGTACGGGATTACACTGACCCTGGACACCGTCTGTAGGGGACGAACCGTGTTCGTGGCGTTGTTCTACTGCCCTGGGGCCTACTCTGACTACAG AGCCCACTCTCCTGGCCTCGGAGACTCGTACCTGTCAGCCCAACAAGCCACGAGGCCTGTCTCCCTTCCCTAG
- the CCDC191 gene encoding coiled-coil domain-containing protein 191 isoform X2 encodes MSRLWSWRRLSAPARPQRVEQASEYAIAEAFSFQEPRYPQGLCGPVTRLETVEQLQDHDEACKEARELLSSWMKSKLQLELMSDGEAEAGSVLPEDPSPATPKYERFDDLCSSLEHELESSSAQEYLQHLLQSEAVNCRILADLRLEDTKGRQKFADPRITMELRHKQVKENRLRRQKALELQRQEKALKKSILSEAKLQIQEEDRRKALKAKMEEEEIQREMVKLRKEMAEKRQTMAEARRMEGKRQEESQKAAVQEVSITVSPPLHLKKEEQEKEKQRKAQELLIKIHTNKQRCLQRHFSAWFKLVLEHRIQRGKARALADWKCQLKALRAWRNYTWTQKVQQETQQLEDHLQDQNRKIQLSAEHNRRRLLRCCFLAWQRWSQAETEKRELQLKREETKRKMAQLLEAVSLGKSGLDGPQEAEVNQHQVLQHDKPTETRLIQEEPDQTRDRSCWDAAHTSHSNRKPKFAWQITLKHAALNAQDHATYKNQTATLPQQFQAPSPRTTPAYGSCFEHRYAFQQRLIEEQRQQLQKQQELILELQENQRLSRAKAEAAQAMAVTQALNNSTSQTRELKTESGKPSKCNATPLRSQNTRAAMRGRRPSTQLTSAHPILKAMEERAIQRAERRRKLEEAKQQREEEKLAQMKAEEEARQKREAEEKEAQQEKRREERRLQKQKELEKQRRLEREQELQKKARDHYESVLLRKLGMVPWKRLREQAKENLVVAERHHCLGLQRKCLMTWLQHTQSSLSEKVSRAEDFHSHTLLRQSFRNWLKYKDYMASLEERANTLRAVCLKRKFFWAWFDLVMEEKDTLREKLMTATEHSDKRLMLNAFKAWRQYPLLMRKEREREERRNQLRRRVAEILPDFQM; translated from the exons ATGTCGCGGCTGTGGAGCTGGCGGCGCCTCAGCGCCCCGGCCCGCCCGCAG agagTGGAGCAAGCCTCTGAGTATGCCATCGCTgaagctttttcctttcaagaGCCAAGGTATCCACAAGGGCTGTGTGGTCCTGTGACGAGGCTGGAAACTGTGGAACAGCTGCAAGATCATGATGAGGCCTGTAAGGAAG CCCGAGAGCTGCTCAGTAGCTGGATGAAGTCCAAACTGCAACTGGAGCTGATGAGCGATGGAGAAGCAGAAGCTGGCTCTGTCCTCCCAGAAGATCCTTCTCCAGCCACTCCGAAGTACGAGCGGTTTGATG ACTTGTGCAGCTCTCTGGAACATGAGTTGGAAAGTTCTTCTGCCCAAGAATACCTGCAGCATCTTTTGCAGAGCGAAGCTGTGAACTGCAGGATACTGGCAGACCTTCGGCTTGAAGACAcgaaaggaagacaaaaatttGCAGATCCACGAATAACCATGGAGCTCAGACACAAGCAG gtgAAAGAAAATCGACTGAGGCGTCAGAAGGCGTTAGAGCTGCAGAGGCAAGAAAAGGCCCTGAAGAAATCCATTCTGTCTGAGGCCAAGCTCCAAATACAGGAGGAGGACAGAAGGAAGGCCCTGAAGGCCaagatggaggaggaggagatccAGAGGGAAATGGTGAAGCTGCGAAAGGAAATGGCTGAGAAGAGGCAAACCATGGCAGAAGCACGGAGAAT ggaggggaagagacAAGAAGAAAGCCAGAAGGCAGCAGTGCAGGAAGTATCTATTACTGTGTCGCCGCCCCTGCACCTGaagaaagaagagcaagaaaaggagaaacagagaaaggcTCAGGAGCTGCTGATCAAGATTCACACCAACAAACAGAGA TGCCTGCAGCGACATTTCTCTGCTTGGTTCAAACTTGTTCTGGAACACAGAATTCAAAGGGGGAAAGCCAGAGCCCTTGCTGACTGGAAATGCCAGCTGAAGGCCCTGCGAGCCTGGAGAAACTATACTTGGACCCAGAAAGTACAGCAGGAGACACAGCAATTGGAAGACCATCTCCAAGACCAAAACAG GAAAATCCAGCTGTCTGCAGAGCATAATCGGCGGCGGCTCCTGCGCTGCTGCTTTCTAGCATGGCAGCGCTGGAGCCAAGCAGAGACAGAGAAGCGAGAGCTGCAGCTCAAGAGGGAGGAGACAAAGAGGAAGATGGCACAGCTGCTGGAGGCGGTGTCACTGGGGAAGAGTGGTCTGGATGGGCCACAGGAGGCAGAAGTAAACCAGCATCAAGTTTTGCAGCACGACAAG ccaACTGAAACACGCCTCATACAGGAAGAACCTGACCAGACCAGGGACCGCTCTTGTTGGGATGCTGCTCACACATCTCATTCCAACAGAAAACCCAAATTTGCCTGGCAGATCACCCTAAAACATGCAGCCCTGAATGCCCAGGACCACGCTACGTACAAGAATCAAACAGCCACTCTCCCGCAGCAGTTTCAAGCACCCAGCCCCAGGACAACCCCTGCTTATGGTAGCTGTTTTGAGCACCGCTACGCCTTCCAGCAACGTCTGATcgaggagcagaggcagcagcttcagaaacagcaagagCTGATCCTTGAACTGCAGGAAAATCAGAGGCTGAGCAGAGcaaaagcagaggcagcacaAGCCATGGCAGTAACCCAGGCACTTAACAACTCTACCTCACAAACCAGGGAGTTAAAAACAGAGAGCGGAAAACCATCCAAGTGCAATGCCACCCCTTTGAG GTCCCAGAACACCAGGGCAGCGATGCGAGGCAGGAGGCCTTCCACCCAGCTGACCTCAGCTCATCCCATACTGAAAG CTATGGAGGAGAGAGCGATTCAGCGGGCAGAACGAAGGAGGAAATTAGAAGAAGCCAAACAacaaagagaagaggagaaactg GCCCAGATGAAGGCTGAAGAAGAAGCACGTCAGAAGAGGGAGGCTGAGGAAAAGGAAGCTCAGCAGGAGAAAAGacgggaggagaggaggctaCAGAAGCAG AAAGAGCTGGAGAAGCAGAGGAGGCTGGAAAGAGAACAGGAGCTCCAGAAAAAGGCCAGAGATCACTATGAAAGCGTCCTGCTGAGAAAATTGGGAATGGTGCCAtggaagaggctgagggagcaAGCCAAGGAAAACTTGGTG GTGGCCGAGAGGCACCACTGCCTGGGCCTGCAGAGGAAATGCCTGATGACTTGGCTCCAGCACACCCAGAGCAGCCTTTCGGAGAAGGTGTCTCGGGCTGAGGACTTCCATTCCCACACGTTGCTCAGACAAAGCTTCAGGAACTGGCTAAAG TACAAGGATTATATGGCCAGTCTAGAAGAGAGAGCGAATACCCTCCGTGCAGTCTGCCTCAAGAGGAAGTTCTTCTGGGCATGGTTTGATCTGGTCATGGAGGAAAAAGACACCTTAAGGGAGAAACTGATGACTGCTACTGAACATAGCGACAA GAGACTGATGCTGAATGCATTCAAAGCTTGGAGGCAGTACCCGTTACtgatgagaaaggaaagggagagggaggaaaggaggaaccAGCTACGAAGGAGAGTAGCTGAAATTCTCCCCGACTTCCAAATGTAA
- the CCDC191 gene encoding coiled-coil domain-containing protein 191 isoform X1, whose product MSRLWSWRRLSAPARPQRVEQASEYAIAEAFSFQEPRYPQGLCGPVTRLETVEQLQDHDEACKEARELLSSWMKSKLQLELMSDGEAEAGSVLPEDPSPATPKYERFDDLCSSLEHELESSSAQEYLQHLLQSEAVNCRILADLRLEDTKGRQKFADPRITMELRHKQVKENRLRRQKALELQRQEKALKKSILSEAKLQIQEEDRRKALKAKMEEEEIQREMVKLRKEMAEKRQTMAEARRMEGKRQEESQKAAVQEVSITVSPPLHLKKEEQEKEKQRKAQELLIKIHTNKQRCLQRHFSAWFKLVLEHRIQRGKARALADWKCQLKALRAWRNYTWTQKVQQETQQLEDHLQDQNRKIQLSAEHNRRRLLRCCFLAWQRWSQAETEKRELQLKREETKRKMAQLLEAVSLGKSGLDGPQEAEVNQHQVLQHDKPTETRLIQEEPDQTRDRSCWDAAHTSHSNRKPKFAWQITLKHAALNAQDHATYKNQTATLPQQFQAPSPRTTPAYGSCFEHRYAFQQRLIEEQRQQLQKQQELILELQENQRLSRAKAEAAQAMAVTQALNNSTSQTRELKTESGKPSKCNATPLSLPLSHRSQNTRAAMRGRRPSTQLTSAHPILKAMEERAIQRAERRRKLEEAKQQREEEKLAQMKAEEEARQKREAEEKEAQQEKRREERRLQKQKELEKQRRLEREQELQKKARDHYESVLLRKLGMVPWKRLREQAKENLVVAERHHCLGLQRKCLMTWLQHTQSSLSEKVSRAEDFHSHTLLRQSFRNWLKYKDYMASLEERANTLRAVCLKRKFFWAWFDLVMEEKDTLREKLMTATEHSDKRLMLNAFKAWRQYPLLMRKEREREERRNQLRRRVAEILPDFQM is encoded by the exons ATGTCGCGGCTGTGGAGCTGGCGGCGCCTCAGCGCCCCGGCCCGCCCGCAG agagTGGAGCAAGCCTCTGAGTATGCCATCGCTgaagctttttcctttcaagaGCCAAGGTATCCACAAGGGCTGTGTGGTCCTGTGACGAGGCTGGAAACTGTGGAACAGCTGCAAGATCATGATGAGGCCTGTAAGGAAG CCCGAGAGCTGCTCAGTAGCTGGATGAAGTCCAAACTGCAACTGGAGCTGATGAGCGATGGAGAAGCAGAAGCTGGCTCTGTCCTCCCAGAAGATCCTTCTCCAGCCACTCCGAAGTACGAGCGGTTTGATG ACTTGTGCAGCTCTCTGGAACATGAGTTGGAAAGTTCTTCTGCCCAAGAATACCTGCAGCATCTTTTGCAGAGCGAAGCTGTGAACTGCAGGATACTGGCAGACCTTCGGCTTGAAGACAcgaaaggaagacaaaaatttGCAGATCCACGAATAACCATGGAGCTCAGACACAAGCAG gtgAAAGAAAATCGACTGAGGCGTCAGAAGGCGTTAGAGCTGCAGAGGCAAGAAAAGGCCCTGAAGAAATCCATTCTGTCTGAGGCCAAGCTCCAAATACAGGAGGAGGACAGAAGGAAGGCCCTGAAGGCCaagatggaggaggaggagatccAGAGGGAAATGGTGAAGCTGCGAAAGGAAATGGCTGAGAAGAGGCAAACCATGGCAGAAGCACGGAGAAT ggaggggaagagacAAGAAGAAAGCCAGAAGGCAGCAGTGCAGGAAGTATCTATTACTGTGTCGCCGCCCCTGCACCTGaagaaagaagagcaagaaaaggagaaacagagaaaggcTCAGGAGCTGCTGATCAAGATTCACACCAACAAACAGAGA TGCCTGCAGCGACATTTCTCTGCTTGGTTCAAACTTGTTCTGGAACACAGAATTCAAAGGGGGAAAGCCAGAGCCCTTGCTGACTGGAAATGCCAGCTGAAGGCCCTGCGAGCCTGGAGAAACTATACTTGGACCCAGAAAGTACAGCAGGAGACACAGCAATTGGAAGACCATCTCCAAGACCAAAACAG GAAAATCCAGCTGTCTGCAGAGCATAATCGGCGGCGGCTCCTGCGCTGCTGCTTTCTAGCATGGCAGCGCTGGAGCCAAGCAGAGACAGAGAAGCGAGAGCTGCAGCTCAAGAGGGAGGAGACAAAGAGGAAGATGGCACAGCTGCTGGAGGCGGTGTCACTGGGGAAGAGTGGTCTGGATGGGCCACAGGAGGCAGAAGTAAACCAGCATCAAGTTTTGCAGCACGACAAG ccaACTGAAACACGCCTCATACAGGAAGAACCTGACCAGACCAGGGACCGCTCTTGTTGGGATGCTGCTCACACATCTCATTCCAACAGAAAACCCAAATTTGCCTGGCAGATCACCCTAAAACATGCAGCCCTGAATGCCCAGGACCACGCTACGTACAAGAATCAAACAGCCACTCTCCCGCAGCAGTTTCAAGCACCCAGCCCCAGGACAACCCCTGCTTATGGTAGCTGTTTTGAGCACCGCTACGCCTTCCAGCAACGTCTGATcgaggagcagaggcagcagcttcagaaacagcaagagCTGATCCTTGAACTGCAGGAAAATCAGAGGCTGAGCAGAGcaaaagcagaggcagcacaAGCCATGGCAGTAACCCAGGCACTTAACAACTCTACCTCACAAACCAGGGAGTTAAAAACAGAGAGCGGAAAACCATCCAAGTGCAATGCCACCCCTTTGAG CCTGCCTCTTTCTCACAGGTCCCAGAACACCAGGGCAGCGATGCGAGGCAGGAGGCCTTCCACCCAGCTGACCTCAGCTCATCCCATACTGAAAG CTATGGAGGAGAGAGCGATTCAGCGGGCAGAACGAAGGAGGAAATTAGAAGAAGCCAAACAacaaagagaagaggagaaactg GCCCAGATGAAGGCTGAAGAAGAAGCACGTCAGAAGAGGGAGGCTGAGGAAAAGGAAGCTCAGCAGGAGAAAAGacgggaggagaggaggctaCAGAAGCAG AAAGAGCTGGAGAAGCAGAGGAGGCTGGAAAGAGAACAGGAGCTCCAGAAAAAGGCCAGAGATCACTATGAAAGCGTCCTGCTGAGAAAATTGGGAATGGTGCCAtggaagaggctgagggagcaAGCCAAGGAAAACTTGGTG GTGGCCGAGAGGCACCACTGCCTGGGCCTGCAGAGGAAATGCCTGATGACTTGGCTCCAGCACACCCAGAGCAGCCTTTCGGAGAAGGTGTCTCGGGCTGAGGACTTCCATTCCCACACGTTGCTCAGACAAAGCTTCAGGAACTGGCTAAAG TACAAGGATTATATGGCCAGTCTAGAAGAGAGAGCGAATACCCTCCGTGCAGTCTGCCTCAAGAGGAAGTTCTTCTGGGCATGGTTTGATCTGGTCATGGAGGAAAAAGACACCTTAAGGGAGAAACTGATGACTGCTACTGAACATAGCGACAA GAGACTGATGCTGAATGCATTCAAAGCTTGGAGGCAGTACCCGTTACtgatgagaaaggaaagggagagggaggaaaggaggaaccAGCTACGAAGGAGAGTAGCTGAAATTCTCCCCGACTTCCAAATGTAA
- the CCDC191 gene encoding coiled-coil domain-containing protein 191 isoform X3 encodes MMRPVRKVKENRLRRQKALELQRQEKALKKSILSEAKLQIQEEDRRKALKAKMEEEEIQREMVKLRKEMAEKRQTMAEARRMEGKRQEESQKAAVQEVSITVSPPLHLKKEEQEKEKQRKAQELLIKIHTNKQRCLQRHFSAWFKLVLEHRIQRGKARALADWKCQLKALRAWRNYTWTQKVQQETQQLEDHLQDQNRKIQLSAEHNRRRLLRCCFLAWQRWSQAETEKRELQLKREETKRKMAQLLEAVSLGKSGLDGPQEAEVNQHQVLQHDKPTETRLIQEEPDQTRDRSCWDAAHTSHSNRKPKFAWQITLKHAALNAQDHATYKNQTATLPQQFQAPSPRTTPAYGSCFEHRYAFQQRLIEEQRQQLQKQQELILELQENQRLSRAKAEAAQAMAVTQALNNSTSQTRELKTESGKPSKCNATPLSLPLSHRSQNTRAAMRGRRPSTQLTSAHPILKAMEERAIQRAERRRKLEEAKQQREEEKLAQMKAEEEARQKREAEEKEAQQEKRREERRLQKQKELEKQRRLEREQELQKKARDHYESVLLRKLGMVPWKRLREQAKENLVVAERHHCLGLQRKCLMTWLQHTQSSLSEKVSRAEDFHSHTLLRQSFRNWLKYKDYMASLEERANTLRAVCLKRKFFWAWFDLVMEEKDTLREKLMTATEHSDKRLMLNAFKAWRQYPLLMRKEREREERRNQLRRRVAEILPDFQM; translated from the exons ATGATGAGGCCTGTAAGGAAG gtgAAAGAAAATCGACTGAGGCGTCAGAAGGCGTTAGAGCTGCAGAGGCAAGAAAAGGCCCTGAAGAAATCCATTCTGTCTGAGGCCAAGCTCCAAATACAGGAGGAGGACAGAAGGAAGGCCCTGAAGGCCaagatggaggaggaggagatccAGAGGGAAATGGTGAAGCTGCGAAAGGAAATGGCTGAGAAGAGGCAAACCATGGCAGAAGCACGGAGAAT ggaggggaagagacAAGAAGAAAGCCAGAAGGCAGCAGTGCAGGAAGTATCTATTACTGTGTCGCCGCCCCTGCACCTGaagaaagaagagcaagaaaaggagaaacagagaaaggcTCAGGAGCTGCTGATCAAGATTCACACCAACAAACAGAGA TGCCTGCAGCGACATTTCTCTGCTTGGTTCAAACTTGTTCTGGAACACAGAATTCAAAGGGGGAAAGCCAGAGCCCTTGCTGACTGGAAATGCCAGCTGAAGGCCCTGCGAGCCTGGAGAAACTATACTTGGACCCAGAAAGTACAGCAGGAGACACAGCAATTGGAAGACCATCTCCAAGACCAAAACAG GAAAATCCAGCTGTCTGCAGAGCATAATCGGCGGCGGCTCCTGCGCTGCTGCTTTCTAGCATGGCAGCGCTGGAGCCAAGCAGAGACAGAGAAGCGAGAGCTGCAGCTCAAGAGGGAGGAGACAAAGAGGAAGATGGCACAGCTGCTGGAGGCGGTGTCACTGGGGAAGAGTGGTCTGGATGGGCCACAGGAGGCAGAAGTAAACCAGCATCAAGTTTTGCAGCACGACAAG ccaACTGAAACACGCCTCATACAGGAAGAACCTGACCAGACCAGGGACCGCTCTTGTTGGGATGCTGCTCACACATCTCATTCCAACAGAAAACCCAAATTTGCCTGGCAGATCACCCTAAAACATGCAGCCCTGAATGCCCAGGACCACGCTACGTACAAGAATCAAACAGCCACTCTCCCGCAGCAGTTTCAAGCACCCAGCCCCAGGACAACCCCTGCTTATGGTAGCTGTTTTGAGCACCGCTACGCCTTCCAGCAACGTCTGATcgaggagcagaggcagcagcttcagaaacagcaagagCTGATCCTTGAACTGCAGGAAAATCAGAGGCTGAGCAGAGcaaaagcagaggcagcacaAGCCATGGCAGTAACCCAGGCACTTAACAACTCTACCTCACAAACCAGGGAGTTAAAAACAGAGAGCGGAAAACCATCCAAGTGCAATGCCACCCCTTTGAG CCTGCCTCTTTCTCACAGGTCCCAGAACACCAGGGCAGCGATGCGAGGCAGGAGGCCTTCCACCCAGCTGACCTCAGCTCATCCCATACTGAAAG CTATGGAGGAGAGAGCGATTCAGCGGGCAGAACGAAGGAGGAAATTAGAAGAAGCCAAACAacaaagagaagaggagaaactg GCCCAGATGAAGGCTGAAGAAGAAGCACGTCAGAAGAGGGAGGCTGAGGAAAAGGAAGCTCAGCAGGAGAAAAGacgggaggagaggaggctaCAGAAGCAG AAAGAGCTGGAGAAGCAGAGGAGGCTGGAAAGAGAACAGGAGCTCCAGAAAAAGGCCAGAGATCACTATGAAAGCGTCCTGCTGAGAAAATTGGGAATGGTGCCAtggaagaggctgagggagcaAGCCAAGGAAAACTTGGTG GTGGCCGAGAGGCACCACTGCCTGGGCCTGCAGAGGAAATGCCTGATGACTTGGCTCCAGCACACCCAGAGCAGCCTTTCGGAGAAGGTGTCTCGGGCTGAGGACTTCCATTCCCACACGTTGCTCAGACAAAGCTTCAGGAACTGGCTAAAG TACAAGGATTATATGGCCAGTCTAGAAGAGAGAGCGAATACCCTCCGTGCAGTCTGCCTCAAGAGGAAGTTCTTCTGGGCATGGTTTGATCTGGTCATGGAGGAAAAAGACACCTTAAGGGAGAAACTGATGACTGCTACTGAACATAGCGACAA GAGACTGATGCTGAATGCATTCAAAGCTTGGAGGCAGTACCCGTTACtgatgagaaaggaaagggagagggaggaaaggaggaaccAGCTACGAAGGAGAGTAGCTGAAATTCTCCCCGACTTCCAAATGTAA